In a genomic window of Streptomyces koelreuteriae:
- the cobF gene encoding precorrin-6A synthase (deacetylating) — protein MRKIHVIGIGAGDPEQLTLQAVRALRSTDVFFILEKGEVKADLTRLRRDMLDTHLTQGTYRVVEARDPERDRTADGAAYSPAVGDWRSARADIYARLIAEELGEEETGAFLVWGDPSLYDSTLGILEEVLERGAVAFEYDVVPGISSVSALVARHRTGLNRIARPVQITPGRRLAEGFPEGVDDVVVMLDAHQTFQRFAQEDVDIYWGAYIGTPDEILVSGPIAEAAPRIERLRAEARERKGWIMDTYLLRRHPRD, from the coding sequence GTGCGAAAGATTCATGTCATCGGTATCGGCGCGGGCGACCCTGAGCAGCTGACCCTGCAGGCGGTGAGGGCGCTGCGGAGCACGGACGTGTTCTTCATCCTGGAGAAGGGCGAGGTGAAGGCGGACCTCACCCGGCTGCGGCGGGACATGCTCGACACGCATCTGACGCAGGGGACGTACCGCGTCGTCGAGGCGCGTGACCCGGAGCGGGACCGGACCGCCGACGGTGCGGCCTACTCCCCCGCCGTCGGGGACTGGCGCAGCGCCCGCGCCGACATCTACGCGCGGCTGATCGCGGAGGAACTCGGCGAGGAGGAGACCGGCGCGTTCCTGGTCTGGGGAGACCCCTCGCTGTACGACAGCACGCTGGGGATCCTGGAGGAGGTGCTGGAGCGGGGCGCGGTGGCGTTCGAGTACGACGTCGTCCCCGGCATCAGCAGCGTCTCGGCGCTCGTCGCCCGGCACCGTACGGGGCTGAACCGCATCGCCCGGCCTGTGCAGATCACCCCCGGGCGGCGGCTCGCCGAGGGCTTCCCGGAGGGCGTGGACGACGTGGTGGTGATGCTCGACGCCCACCAGACCTTCCAGCGGTTCGCGCAGGAGGACGTCGACATCTACTGGGGCGCCTACATCGGCACTCCGGACGAGATCCTGGTCTCCGGCCCGATCGCGGAGGCCGCGCCCCGTATCGAGCGGTTGCGTGCCGAGGCCCGGGAGCGCAAGGGCTGGATCATGGACACGTATCTGCTGCGCAGGCACCCCCGGGACTGA
- a CDS encoding HAD-IIA family hydrolase, which translates to MESVRAVLIDIDGVLTVSWRPLPGAVEALREIREAGLAVLLVTNTTSRTRASIAGTLADAGFPVSAEDILTAPAATAAYLAEHCPGARCALLNSGDIEEDLDGVTLVDATDTDAVPDVVLVGGAGPEFGYEALDRAFRQLRRGARLVAMHRNLYWRTDEGLRLDSGAFLAGLEQAARMEAEITGKPAPAFFESALARVGAPAGETVMVGDDVESDVLAAQRAGVTGVLVRTGKFQPEALRAADGTPDHVIDSFADLPALLRSSARG; encoded by the coding sequence ATGGAGTCCGTGCGTGCCGTACTGATCGACATCGACGGGGTGCTCACCGTGTCGTGGCGGCCCCTGCCCGGGGCCGTGGAGGCGCTGCGGGAGATCAGGGAGGCCGGGCTCGCCGTCCTGCTGGTCACGAACACGACCTCCCGGACGCGGGCTTCGATCGCCGGGACGCTGGCGGACGCGGGGTTCCCCGTGTCCGCCGAGGACATCCTGACCGCGCCCGCCGCCACCGCCGCCTATCTCGCCGAGCACTGTCCCGGCGCCCGGTGCGCCCTGCTGAACAGCGGCGACATCGAGGAGGACCTCGACGGTGTGACCCTCGTGGACGCGACGGACACCGACGCCGTGCCGGATGTCGTGCTCGTCGGCGGGGCCGGTCCGGAGTTCGGCTACGAGGCGCTCGACCGGGCCTTCCGGCAACTGCGGCGCGGGGCCCGGCTGGTGGCGATGCACCGCAATCTGTACTGGCGTACGGACGAGGGGCTGCGGCTGGACTCCGGTGCGTTCCTGGCCGGTCTCGAGCAGGCCGCCCGGATGGAGGCCGAGATCACCGGCAAGCCGGCGCCGGCGTTCTTCGAGTCGGCGCTCGCCCGGGTGGGAGCCCCTGCGGGCGAGACCGTGATGGTGGGCGACGACGTCGAGTCCGACGTGCTCGCGGCGCAGCGGGCCGGTGTCACCGGGGTCCTCGTCCGGACGGGCAAGTTCCAGCCGGAGGCGCTCCGGGCCGCCGACGGCACGCCCGACCACGTGATCGACTCGTTCGCGGACCTCCCGGCGCTGCTGCGGAGTTCCGCACGGGGGTAG
- a CDS encoding sulfite exporter TauE/SafE family protein, which translates to MNTMTLWNITGWEFAALAFAALLVGFSKTAVSGANTVSLAIFAAVLPARASTGVLLPVLIAGDLLAVATYRRHAHWPTLWRLFPAVAAGVVVGTVFLMWADDAIVRTSIGAILLLMAGVTVWRRRTADAEEEPDSLTSRAGRVKARSYGVLGGFTTMVANAGGPVMSMYLLSAGFRKLGFLGTSAFFFLIVNVSKLPFSAGLGLIDGRSLLLDLALVVFVVPGALFGKWAVHKINQRLFEQLVIAATIVGGLQLLLR; encoded by the coding sequence ATGAACACGATGACGCTCTGGAACATCACCGGCTGGGAGTTCGCCGCACTCGCCTTCGCGGCCCTCCTCGTCGGTTTCTCGAAGACCGCCGTGAGCGGGGCCAACACGGTCAGCCTCGCCATCTTCGCCGCCGTGCTGCCCGCCCGCGCCTCCACCGGCGTCCTGCTGCCGGTCCTGATCGCCGGTGACCTGCTGGCCGTCGCCACCTACCGGCGGCACGCCCACTGGCCCACCCTGTGGCGGCTGTTCCCGGCGGTCGCCGCGGGCGTCGTCGTCGGCACAGTGTTCCTGATGTGGGCGGACGACGCGATCGTACGGACCTCCATCGGCGCGATCCTGCTGCTGATGGCGGGCGTGACGGTGTGGCGCCGGCGTACGGCGGACGCGGAGGAGGAACCGGACTCGCTCACCAGCCGGGCGGGCCGGGTCAAGGCCCGCTCCTACGGCGTGCTCGGCGGCTTCACCACCATGGTCGCCAACGCGGGCGGCCCGGTGATGTCGATGTACCTGCTCTCCGCCGGCTTCCGCAAGCTCGGCTTCCTCGGCACGTCGGCCTTCTTCTTCCTGATCGTCAACGTCTCCAAGCTGCCCTTCAGCGCCGGCCTCGGCCTGATCGACGGCCGCTCGCTCCTCCTCGACCTGGCGCTCGTCGTGTTCGTCGTGCCCGGCGCGCTCTTCGGCAAGTGGGCGGTGCACAAGATCAACCAGCGGCTGTTCGAGCAGCTGGTCATCGCGGCGACGATCGTGGGCGGACTGCAACTGCTGCTCCGCTGA